A DNA window from Methylobacterium sp. NMS14P contains the following coding sequences:
- a CDS encoding DUF1972 domain-containing protein, with product MAILGTRGVPAAHGGFETLAERLALELVARGWRVEVYCQVREPAPPTVWRGILLIPVAVRGDGAVSTIVFDLKCTLRAAFRPALPLVLGYNTAAFSLLYRLTAKRSVMNMDGIEWKRDRWSKPAKAWFWLNERLGSLFSTHLVADHPEIAKHLARRTSAARITTIAYGADPVLEAPTEPLAKFGLRPRDFGLLIARVVPENLVLQIVRAWSEVRPGLPLLVLGKLAESDPYHRAVRAAGGPDVIFAGAIYEAERVAAFRFHARFHIHGHTVGGTNPSLVEALGAGSPILAHDNPFNRWVAGPQALYFGDETELRRGILGLVRAGPRRLEVMGEASRRRHAEAFTWRDIFDAYERALRRQLAPRRERREARPAVRREHGRA from the coding sequence AGGTGCGCGAGCCGGCGCCGCCGACGGTCTGGCGCGGGATCCTGCTGATCCCGGTCGCGGTCCGGGGCGACGGCGCGGTCTCGACGATCGTGTTCGACCTGAAATGCACCCTGCGGGCGGCGTTCCGACCGGCCCTGCCCCTCGTGCTCGGCTACAACACCGCGGCGTTCTCGCTGCTCTACCGGCTGACGGCCAAGCGCAGCGTCATGAACATGGACGGCATCGAGTGGAAGCGCGACCGCTGGTCGAAGCCCGCCAAGGCGTGGTTCTGGCTGAACGAGCGTCTCGGCAGCCTGTTCTCGACCCACCTCGTGGCGGACCACCCGGAGATCGCCAAGCACCTCGCCCGCAGGACGTCGGCCGCCCGCATCACCACCATCGCGTACGGCGCCGACCCGGTGCTGGAGGCCCCGACCGAGCCGCTGGCGAAGTTCGGGCTGCGCCCGCGCGATTTCGGCCTGCTGATCGCCCGGGTGGTGCCCGAGAACCTCGTGCTCCAGATCGTCCGGGCCTGGAGCGAGGTCCGGCCGGGCCTGCCGCTGCTCGTGCTGGGCAAGCTCGCGGAGTCCGACCCGTATCACCGCGCCGTCCGCGCGGCGGGCGGGCCGGACGTGATCTTCGCCGGCGCGATCTACGAGGCCGAGCGCGTGGCCGCGTTCCGCTTCCACGCCCGCTTCCACATCCACGGCCACACGGTGGGCGGGACCAACCCGTCGCTGGTCGAGGCGCTCGGGGCGGGCTCGCCGATCCTCGCCCACGACAACCCGTTCAACCGGTGGGTGGCGGGGCCGCAGGCCCTGTACTTCGGCGACGAGACCGAGCTGCGGCGGGGCATCCTCGGCCTCGTACGGGCCGGGCCGCGCCGCCTCGAGGTCATGGGCGAGGCGTCCCGTCGCCGCCACGCCGAGGCGTTCACGTGGCGCGACATCTTCGACGCCTACGAGCGCGCCCTGCGCCGCCAGCTCGCGCCCAGACGCGAGAGGCGCGAGGCGCGGCCGGCCGTCCGCCGGGAACACGGGCGCGCGTGA
- a CDS encoding serine acetyltransferase codes for MTDHVTLSGLRRLLAADFARVLRQTTGGKPTSRLRRAMHLTLPAMQVAILHRTAHLLHGRGWRRCAALVADLSLRLTGACLHPGSRLGPGLFVPHPARVAFCGTGGADLTLLPGTLVGPRDWVFPSQPFPADGPSLGDGAVVGAHAAVQGAVAIGAGATVGIGVCSLRDVPAGTVTMLAQRQLRSGGRGAEAGRGR; via the coding sequence ATGACGGATCACGTCACGCTGTCGGGGCTGAGGCGCCTCCTGGCGGCCGACTTCGCCCGCGTCCTGCGCCAGACCACGGGCGGCAAGCCGACCTCCCGTCTGCGGCGCGCGATGCACCTCACGCTGCCGGCCATGCAGGTGGCGATCCTTCACCGGACCGCGCACCTGCTGCACGGCCGGGGCTGGCGCCGCTGCGCCGCCCTGGTGGCGGACCTGTCCCTGCGGCTCACGGGCGCCTGCCTGCATCCGGGCTCGCGCCTGGGACCCGGGCTGTTCGTGCCGCATCCGGCGCGGGTCGCCTTCTGCGGCACCGGGGGCGCCGACCTGACGCTCCTGCCCGGCACCCTGGTCGGGCCGCGGGACTGGGTCTTCCCGAGCCAGCCGTTCCCCGCCGACGGCCCCAGCCTCGGCGACGGCGCGGTGGTCGGCGCGCACGCCGCCGTGCAGGGGGCGGTCGCCATCGGCGCGGGCGCGACGGTCGGGATCGGGGTCTGCAGCCTCCGGGATGTCCCGGCCGGCACCGTGACGATGCTGGCCCAGCGGCAGCTCCGCAGCGGGGGGCGGGGCGCGGAGGCGGGCCGTGGCCGCTAG
- a CDS encoding serine acetyltransferase, producing MSETAAGPELCLSRGSEAEPGRRLRWGEVRAALAADRDHWRRRGGGPAVLRRGYHAVWLYRLSRYAHERGWRMAAWLLWLVNGWWTGADIPPSSRIAGGLFLPQPYGTVIAGAVGRDAAFGIQASIGGLLKEPDQDIGGGPGLPVLGDDVVLEAGAIVLGAVPIGDRARIGPRTTILKPVQADEEVMPQPWRPLPGRGVAA from the coding sequence ATGTCCGAGACAGCCGCTGGGCCGGAGCTGTGTCTCTCGCGCGGATCGGAAGCCGAGCCGGGGCGGCGCCTCCGGTGGGGCGAGGTGCGGGCCGCCCTCGCCGCGGACCGGGATCACTGGCGCCGCCGCGGCGGCGGGCCGGCTGTCTTGCGCCGGGGCTACCACGCGGTCTGGCTCTACCGCCTGTCCCGCTACGCCCACGAGCGCGGCTGGCGGATGGCGGCGTGGCTGCTGTGGCTGGTGAACGGCTGGTGGACGGGCGCCGACATCCCGCCCTCCAGCCGCATCGCCGGCGGCCTGTTCCTGCCGCAGCCCTACGGGACGGTCATCGCCGGCGCCGTGGGCCGCGACGCCGCCTTCGGGATCCAGGCTTCCATCGGCGGCCTGCTGAAGGAGCCCGATCAGGACATCGGCGGCGGCCCCGGCCTGCCGGTGCTGGGCGACGACGTCGTCCTGGAGGCCGGCGCCATCGTGCTCGGCGCGGTGCCGATCGGCGACCGGGCCCGGATCGGTCCGCGGACCACCATCCTCAAGCCCGTCCAGGCCGACGAGGAGGTGATGCCGCAGCCCTGGCGGCCGCTTCCCGGCCGGGGCGTCGCGGCGTGA